AGAACCAGTGATTTCTCCCACCGATCGCGTTGCCGGTGGCGCCGAGGATCCAGAAGATCAAACCAACCACCGCCAAAATACCGCCGATGGTGTACAGAATTCCAATGTCAGCCAGTGCGCCGATGATGATGAGAATGACACCAAGAATGATCATGATGTGGGCCCTCCCTCAAGGCCTGAGGCGTCGAGACAACCTGTCTCGCTCGCCCCTTCTCAATACCCGGAACTCGATCGGAGAAACACCCAGGTCAAACTTTTTCCACGCCTTATCCATGCTGCCGTGCGTGGTATCGGACCGATACCGTGGCCTGGGGATGACCCCACGCGAACGAGCCGCCGCTCTTGAAAAGCGGCGGCTCGTGAATTGGTCACATCGACCCTCCCGTAGACGAGGGTACGTGCATGTCAGTCCTGGTTGGACTTTTGCCGTGCTTCGGCTGCTTCGGCCTGTGCGTCGGCCTTTCGGGCCTCGGTCTGCTTCTCGGCAGCGTCACGCTGAGCGTCGGCCTTGTCTTGCTGAGCCTCGCCCTCACGCTTCAGTTCATCGTTGCCGACGACCGAACCGACCGCCTCCTTCGCCTTGCCCTTCACTCCTTCGAAGGCGCCCTTCGCGCCCTTTTCAACTGCGGAATCATCGTGGTCAGCCATGGGAGGCTCCTTTGTCTCGGGGAATTGGGGAGTACCCGTCAGGGCCACCGCTAAACCCGCACTACCAGAATTCGCATCCGGGGAGAACGCTGCTCAAGAACGTTGCCCCGGTTTGGCGGGCGTCGACGAACAAGACGTGACAGCCATCGCCTGGCGGAACCGGCTGAACTGGCCCGTCCATGCGGGATAGGTTCAGGGCATGGCCATGGAAACCCTCTCCGAAGCAATCACCCGGCTGGAACATGCGGGTTACACCGAAAGCGTGGCGGCCCATGACGATGGAAAGTTGCATTGCTCAGGCTGTCGATCCACCTGCGAGCCGGATCACGTGACGATCGACGACGTCGTCCGTTTTGAAGGAGACAGCAACCCCGACGACGAGGCAGTGCTCTTTGCGCTGGACTGCGGCCAACACAAAAGCCTGTACTCAATTGCGTTCGGGCCCGAAACACCACCGAACGACGTCGCTGCGGTTCGAGCACTCAGCAGACGGGCGCGTGACCGCTGAGGACGTCGACACCGGTCGCGTCATCGTCGCAGTGCCAACTACCCCTGGTCGTTGCGCGTGACCCAGTTGATCTCGGCGTCCGGCCTGCGAAGGTAGAGGGGCTCGATTTCGTATTGATCCACAAACTCCTCTCGCATCGCCTGGGGGTGCGCCAACTGCACCAACGATGAGGCCGAAGGCCGAGACAGGGCAGGATCGGCCAATTCCACGTGATCGATGCCACCGAAAACGTTGTCGTAGCGGTGCGCGCCGTCGCCCACCAGCAGTGTGTCGGCTGGATCGGCGGTGAGCTCGGACACGAGTTGCTCCGGGGCACCAATCCGATGCTCTCCTTCACGCTGCACGCCGCCCGGCACCGGCCAGTAGGTCGCCCAGTAGACCTCGCCGCGACGGGCGTCGATGACCGACACGACGCGCTTGTCTCCGTAGCGAAGCGGGAACGCCACCAGGTCGAGGCTGGGAACCCCCAGCATCGGTATGGCCAACGCATGGGCCATGGCCTTTCCGTGCGCAAGCCCCACCCGAAGTCCGGTGAACAGCCCCGGACCCACATCGACAGCAATCGCCGCAAGGTCCTGGGGTCGCCGATCGGCCTGCGCCATAAGAAATTCGATGGTCGGACCAAGCGCTTCAGCATGGCGGCGCCCTCCCAACAGGTGGGTTTCCGCCAGGACTCCGACGTGGTCCACCAGAGCAGCACCCACTCGATCGGTCGCAGTCTCGATGCCCAGGATCAGCATCGGTCGTCACGATCCCGCTCGACGTCAATGTGGCCGACCGCCTCGATCAGTGCGTCAGCCAGGCGCTCTCGGCGCGCCGCACCATGTCCCTCGGTTGCCACCTCGACGACCCTTCGGTTGGCGGAAACCTCATCAGGCACGTGCTGCACGTCGGCAGACGGCGCGACCGGGGGCTCATCGAACGGCACCAACTCCAGCTTTACGATCAGCCGCGTGCACGGCAGCAACGGTTCGATCATCTCGCCCCATTCGATCAAGGTGAGCGCATCGCCATCGAGCATCTCGTCCAGACCAAGCGCCTCGGCCTCATCCAACGATCCCAGGCGGTAGACATCCAGGTGATTTACCACCAGAGCCTGAGTTTGGTCTGATCCCAACCGCACCCCGTGATAATGAGATGCGATGGTGAACGTGGGACTGGTCACCGGCTCCGACACCCCCAGCGCCCGAACCAAACCTTGAGTAAACGTGGTTTTGCCGGCACCGAGGTCGCCGGTGAGCACCACCACGTCGCCCGCCTCAACCCAGCCGGCCAGCGCCGCCGCCACCGCCTGCGTTCCTCCGGCCGACCTGGTGGACAGACGGTGGCGAGATCGGGTCAACCGTTCGTCCTCCGCTGCGGAGTGTCGTGCTGCCACGAGCTCAGGCTAGTGCTGCGTCTTCGAAGGTTCCGAGGTGATGGCGGGGAAGCCGGGCTCCCAGCCGGGTGACGATCTCATAGTTGATCGTGTCGAGAATGCGTGCCCACTCCCCTGGCCCAACCGCTGCGTCACCGCCATGGCTCTCGGCCCGGCCGACCTCGCCCCTGCGCGGCTGGGAGCCAAGGAACACCACCTCGTCACCGACCTCGACCGCTGGGCCGTCGGTGCAGTCCAGCACCAACTGATCCATGGTGACCACACCCACGATGGGGCGACGAAAGCCACCGACCAGCGCCTCACCACCGGCGAGCCCCAGATTGCGTGGCACACCGTCGCCGTAGCCGACCGGCACTGTGGCCAGGGTGCTGGGACGTCCGGTCACGAACCGGTGTCCGTAGTTCACCCCCTGATCGGCCGGGACCCGTTTCACAAAGCTGACGGCGCTGACCATCCGCAAGGCTGGGCGCAGCCGTCGGACCGCATCGTGGTGCTCCAATTGCGGGGATGGTTCCAACCCATACAGCGAGATCCCGCAGCGGACCAGATCGAAGCGGGCATCGGGGCGCGTGATGGCGCCCGCCGAGTTGGCCGCGTGAATCAGGTGCGGCCCGGCCGAGACGGCGTCCAAGGCAGCCAACGCAGCGCGGAATCGGACCAACTGGCGATCCGTGGTCGGATCATCAGGCGCGTCGGCGCAGGCAAAGTGGGTGGCGACGGCAACGGGGTCCACCCCGTCGAGCGTCAACGCCCGCGCGTGGAGATCCACCAGGTCTTCAGGCTCGACCCCAACACGGCGCATGCCGGTGTCCACCATCAAGTGCACTCTGGTGGCCGATGCTGCACCGCAGTGAGCGGCGGCTACAGCCTCCATCTCGCTCGGTGACGTGACCATCAGCTCCAACCGGTACGCAACGGCATCCCGGATCGAATCTGCGGGCTGCGGACCAAGCACCAGGATGGGAGCCGAGATGCCGGCGGTACGCAGTTCGATGCCCTCCTCGACGGTGGCGACGCCCAGCATGACCGCACCCCCGGCCACGGCAGCCCGCGCGACCGGCACCGCTCCATGGCCGTACCCATTTGCCTTCACGACGGCGCACAACCCTGCTCGACCCGCCAACCCGGCCAACACGGTCGCATTTTGAGCGATCGCTGCCAGGTCAACCTCGAGGCGGCTCTGACGCGTCATCGGACCAGGTCGTCCAGGGCCGCACCCACGAGCTTGGGCAGGTCGCCCGCTCGAAACCCGGTCGCCGGACCGCCCATCGCCGCCGTGCCATGGACGTGCGCGGCCACGGCCACCGTGGTCAACGCGTCGCCCTCCCCCAGCGCCAACGCCGCTCCGATGACCCCGGCCAGTACGTCACCGGTGCCGGCGGTGGCCAGGCGCTGGTCGCCGGCACTACTCAGGCGCACCCGACCATCCGGTGCGGCGACCACGGTGGTGGGACCCTTCAGCAACGCGATCGCCCCGGACCGTTCGGCCAGCCTGGCCGCCGCTGCCAACCTGTCGTCCCCGGGCGCCTCGCCCATCAGTGCCTCATATTCACCGTCGTGTGGGGTGAGCACGGTGGTGGCACGTCGATGTGCGCATGCATCGAGCAGCCGGGCTCCACCCGCGCCCAATGCATCAGCGTCCAACACCACCGCAGCGTCGCTCAGCGCCAGCAACCGAACAACTCCGTCGAGTACGTGCGTCCCGCAGCCCAGACCGTTGCCGATCACCAACGCCCCCACCCGCTGCTCGTCGGCGACCGTGTGCGGCCAGCCATCAACACCACCGGTGGCCGCCAACGAACGCACCACCGTCTCCACAGGAAGCGGTGCGCCGGGCAGGTGACCGCCCGCCACATCCCGACCATCGTCGGTGCTGGAACGCGACCCCACAGTCGGTGGGGCGCTGACCAACACGTACCCCGCCCCCGCCCGACCCGCCGCTTCCGCCGTCAGCGCAGCAGCCCCCGTCATTCCCGGAGCGCCGCCGATGATCCACACCGCGCTCATCCACTTGTGGGCGTCAGCCGCCCGGCGGGGCCAGCATCGGCCCACGTCCCCGTTGGTGATCAACGCCCGTGTCAGGTGATCACCCGTGCCAACCTCAGCCTCGACGCTCAGGCCGATGTCCGCCACCTCGACCCGGCCGCAGAACTCCGGCCCGTGGCCCAACAACAGGCCGCTCTTCAGCGCAGCGAAGGTGATGGTCGCCGTTGCGCGCCACGGTGCGCCGCAAAAACCGCCGGTTCGGCCATCGAGGCCGGACGGGATGTCCACTGCCAGCACCGGAACATCGCCCGGCAGGTCCGGGGGCGCGTAGGGCCGACTGAGGCCGGTGCCGAATGCTGCATCGATCACCAGATCAAGTGCCGCATCGGCTGGGATCGAATCGGCGTGGTCACCGATGCTGACCCTTACCCCGCGGCGACGCAGCAGCTCGGCGGCCACCCGCCCGTCAGCGCCGTTGTTGCCCGGCCCTGCGACCACGTGCGCCCGCCGCCCGTACCCACCGCCAAGCAATCCCAGCGCCGAGCGGGCCACAGCGCCCCCGGCCCGCTGCACCAGATCGCCCATCCGCTCAGACGCCGCCGCGTCGACGGCGGCCATCTCGTCGGGGGTGAGTACCGGTTCCACTCCCAGAGTTTGCCACTCCACCCCGGACCGTCAGGGGAAGTGGCGCAATCGATGGCTCAGCCGGCGGCGCTCACGGCGATCACGATGGTTTGGGCCACCGTGGCAGTGTGGGTGGCCGAGACCAACCATCCGCCGATGCCCGCTGCATCGGCCAGTGGAGCCGCAGCTCCGCCGACCCGGAGCTCCGGAGCTCCCGTTGGGCCCCGCACCAGCTCTACATCATGGAATCCCACCGGGCCGATGCCACATCCCAACGCTTTGGCCACCGCCTCCTTTGCCGCAAAGCAAATGCCCAGGTGCCCGATCTCATCCCCGCCGGTTGCAGCATCGACCAACTCGGTCGAGGTGAAACACCGCTCTCGCATCGCGGGGGTCCGCTTGAGCACGGCGTCCAACCGGGGCACATCCACCGAGTCGATCCCCACCGCCACCGCGTTGGACGGCCTGGCTGCCGATGGCCCTTCCCCGTCCGGCAGCCCTCCGCTGAACCGCACATCGGCGGCCAGGTGAAGCCCCGCTTGAGCCTCGGTTGGGTCTGCGACGTCCGCGAAGTTGGGGCGCTCCGGCATCGGACCGTTGGAGGCCAACCAGTGGATCGGGCTCATGGAACCGCGCCCGGCTAGCCCGACGCCGGGGCGCTGCGCCAACGCTCGGCCAGCTCCAGCACCGGCAAGGCCAGGAGGTCGATCACGCGTTGCTCGCCCAGGAGGTCGTCTCGGAAGTGCTCCTCGGTCTCGGTGACCGCGTCGCTCAGCCCCTGATAGCGACGGCGATAGCCCTGCAACACGCTGCGAGCGGTGGAGAATGCCAGCCGATCGGCCAGCTCGACGTGCAACAGCACCAGGCCGGTGGTGATGCCGTCCTTCAGTTGGGGAATGATGATGACGGTTCGCCCATCGGTGCGACCGCGAGTCACCAGCAACTCCTGTTCGCGGGCCACCAGGTGCTTGGTGCCCCGCAAGCGGGGGTCACGTTCCAGGCGGGAGGTCAGTGCAGCGGCGACCCCGCCCTTGTCCAGCACGGTGGCGGTGGGGGCATCGCTGTCGCCGTCGGTCACGTCGTATCGCACAAAACCACGTACATCGAGCACCGCAGGCGACAGGTCGGCCAGCGTTCGCAGGGTGCGGTAGCTGATGCGGTCCCGGTTGGCCCCGGCAGCGAAGAGTTCCTTCACCAGCGGGATCTCCAGCACGGACTCGTCGCTGCGGCTGATGCCGACGGTGACGGTCTTGGCCTGATGCTTGATGGCGTCGATCGGGCGGGTCAGCTCGTCGATGGCGTCGTTCAACGCTGCCGTCAGGTCGTCGACCACCACCGCCGGGGTGCCGATCCTGCCTTGCTCCACCTGGTAGGCGTCCAGCGGCGACGTGCCCAGCGCAAAACGAAATGCCGTTGCAACGCGATGAGCGGTTGAGGCCTCGAGGTGACCGTTCAGCTCACCGGCCCGGAGCGCCGAGAACCAGGTGGCGGCGCTTTGGGCCAGTTCGTCGTTCAGCCGGGTTAACAGCTCACCGGCGTCTGCGCCCTCGGCCAACGCCCCCTCGACCACTACCCGTGCCTCCCGCAAAATGCCCGCCTGTGCATCGATCGCCAGCGCCGCCTCATACCCAAACAGGTGACCGGCCATCGCCGACAGGATGAACGCGAGGCGAGGGTGCGTCTCTGGCACCGAGATCAGGTGCATCGCAGCGGGAAACTCGCTGGCGCCCTCGGTTGCGATGACGATGGGGGCGGCCTCGTGGGCCCGGAAGATGGCTACTTCCTTGCCCACATCGGCAGCGGTGGAGCCCACCAATCCGGCAGCGCAGATCAGGATCAGCGGCTCCGACGATAGGTCGATGTGCTTCTTGTCCTCGGTGGCATCACATGCCATCGACTTGTAACACAGCTCCGACAACTTGATGCGCAGTTCGCGGGCCGAGATGATGTTGGGCCCGTTGCCCACCAACGCCCAATAGCGCCGAGACACGGCGAAGCGCTGGGCGGCCTCGGCGCATTGGGGACGGACCCCGAGGGTGGCCTCCAAGACGACGGGCATCTGCGCCAGCGCAGCCAACACCTGCTGTTCGGCGGGGTCATCGGCGGTGCGGGCGCCTGAAATCTCTGAGGCGATGCCGTACGCAAGCAGCAGTCCGGCTGCGATCTGGGAGTAGAACGCCTTCGTCGAGGCCACCGACATCTCGACGTCGCGGCCGTCTGCGGTGTACAGCACACCATCGGACTTGTCGACCAGATCGCTGTTGCGCCGGTTGACGATGGCCACCACCCTGGCGCCCCGGCCGCGGGCCAGGTCGACGGTGCGGTTGGTATCGGTGGTGGTGCCCGACTGGCTGATCGCCACGATCAGCGTGTCGGACATGTCCGAACGCAGTTGGAACCCGGAAAGCTCGGTGGCGGGCAGCGCTTCCACATCGACGTCGGTGTCGCCAAGCAGGTTGGCGAGCTGAAAGGCCAGGCTCTGACCCGCCACTGCGGCGGTGCCCTGACCGATCACCAACACGCGGTCGATCGTGCCGTCACGGAGCGAGCTGCGGACGTCTTGGGGCAGGGTGGCGGTGGGAAGCCGCACCTCGTGACCGCCGTCCGCGCGCTCCAACAGTTTGCCGCGAAGGGTCTTGGCGAACGATGACGGGGCGTCGCCCAGTTCCTTCAGCAGGAAGTGGGGATGATCACCCCGGTCGATGTCACGAGTGGTGACCTCGGCGGTCACCACGTCGGTCTCACTCAGCGGCAACTCGGTACCGTCGTAACTCCAACGGTTGATCCCCTCAACCTGGCCGGCGGCGGCGGCGTCCAACCGGACGATCTGGCCCCTGGTGGCATTCGCATTGGCGGGATCACTCGGGGTCTCACCGTCCATGCGCACGTAACGGGAGGTCTCTTCCACCACGCCGTAGGGCTCCGAGGCGATGACGAACGCGTCGTCGGCCAGGCCGATGTACAGGGCCTGACCGGATCCACGCAGCGCCAGCATCAGTTCGTCGGGATGCGCCGCGCTGTGGCCGGCGATCGCCACGGAACCCTCCATGGGCGCCACCGCATTGCGGAATGCAACCTCACCGGCGAGCCCCTCGGCCAGACGCCGGCTCCAGAGCACGGGAATGACCTTGGCATCGGTGGTGACTTCGACAGGAAGCTCGAGGGCTTCCGCAGCCGCCAGGTCCGCGTGATTGTCCACATCGCCGTTGAGCACCGCCGTGGTGAACGGGGTGGTCCCGACCGGCGTCGCCCCGGCGCGAAGCTCGGCCACAACAGCAGCCTCCTCGCTGGACTGCGGGTGGGCGTTGGCCTCCGAAATGATGCCGACGGAGGCCCAACGGGTGTGACCGAGCACCATCGTCCAAGCGTCAGGCGACTCCAGCGCAAGACTCAGCAGCTCATCGTTTTGTATTTCCGCGCGAATCGACGCGGTGTTGTCGCCCAGTTCCCCAATCTCAGCAGCAGCCTTGTACACGAAGCTCAACGCACCTTCCGGGGTGCGCACCGCGCCGGAGCCGAAGAGCGGCATCCGCCGGGCCTCCAGAAGCGCCGAAATCTGGGGCGAGTCGAGGTCGAGGCCGTGGCCCGTGACCAACAACTGAATACCTGCCGAATCGCGACCGCGAACCTCCAGCCGGTCGAGCGCCGAGAGTGCCTGGTGCACCGACAGGCCGGCCGCCATCGCACCGGGCGACGGATCCGCGCCCATCAGGTCGACGATGCCGACGGCTGCCCGAAGACGATCCCGGGCGATGGCCCACGACGGGTCCCGCAGGGCGATCAGCCCGGCGTTGATCGCCTCAACCTGATCGGCGGGCACGTCCCCGGCCGCCTCGGCCGCCTCGATGCGATCGGCCAGGGCATTCAGGCGTTCGCAGGTCAGGCGCAACTCGGTGACACGCCGGGGGTCGGCCAACAGCGACGCAGCCCCGTTGAGACCCCGGAGCGATCGGTCAACCTCGGTGGCGGCCGCAGCAGCGGCGCCCAGCGCCTCCCAGCTTGGGGTGGGGCCGTCGCCTGCGAGACGATCGGCGGCGTGGTCCAACTGTGCGACCAGCGGAGCAAGATCGAGGCGATGCACCGCCGCGGGTCGACGCAACAGGGCGATGATTCCACACATCGTGGCAACTCCTTGGGCCGAGAGGGGATCGGCGTGTTTGGTGAGCTTGGTTGACGAAGCCGCCCACGCGGTGGCGGGCCCACCAGACGATCGGTTGCAGGAGTCTCAGTGTAGGACTTGCCGATCAGTCCCGCCTCCCACACCACCGGCCGGGCCTCAACCTCTGCGATCCGGTCTGGTACTCGGCCCTGCCCGCCGGTGGACCGACGCCGCAGGTCAGGCGGCGGCCGCCCGAGCGACCTCGGCTGCGAGTTCGTCGGCAACTTCGGCGGCCAATTCGGCGGTTGGCGCCTCCACCATGACCCGCACCACCGGCTCGGTGCCGGACGGGCGGATCAGCACCCGGCCCTCGTTGCCCAGCCGGGCTTCGGCGCGGTCGACCGCATCACCGATGCGGTCGAGCAGGTCGGGCGGACGCACATCGAGCGACACGTTGCGAAGTTGCTGGGGCAGGCGCACCATGGCGTCGGCGGCCAACTGGTGCAGCGTCTGCCTGCGGTTCGCCATCACCCGCAACAAACGAATTGCGGTGAGCAGGCCGTCGCCGGTGGTGGCAACATCGGCAAAGATCACGTGGCCGGACTGCTCGCCGCCCAGCACCAGCCCCTCTCGGGCCATCGCGTCAACCACGAAGCGGTCACCGACCGGAGTAACCACCACGCCGACGCCGGCGGCCTCCATCGCCTGACGAAAACCCAGGTTTGACATCACCGTGACGGCCACGGCGGAATTGTCCAGCTTCCCGGTGCGTGCCAACTCCAAGGCGCAGACGGCGATGATCTGATCGCCGTCGATGTTGTTGCCGTGTTCGTCGACGGCCAGGCAACGGTCGGCGTCGCCGTCCAGCGCGAAGCCAACGGCGCCGTCGGTGTTCAGCACAGCTTCACGCAACGAACCGAGAGCGGTCGAACCGACACCGTCGTTGATGTTGATGCCGTTGGGCAGGTCGCCGATGACGGTCAGCTCGACACCAAGGCGGCGCAAGGCCCTCGGACCAACAGCCGATCCGGCGCCGTGGGCAGCGTCCAGCACGGCCACCATGCCGTCGAGCGCACCGTCACCACCGCCGGCGCGCACCAACTCGGCCACGTAGTCCTCGGAGACCTGTGGCTCCCACTGAATTCGCCCCACGTCGGCACCGGTCGGCGGCGGGAGTTCCTCGGCGGTCTCGCCGGTGTCGAAGACCCGCACCCCACGCCCGGTGGTGAGGATCGTCATGATCGTGGTCTCGATACGGGTCTGTTCGGCATCGGAGAGTTTCTGCCCGCCGGGGCCAAACACCTTCAGACCGTTGTCAAAGAACGGGTTGTGTGATGCCGACACCATGACGCCGGGACAGCCACGCACCCGCGCCTCACGGGCTACCGCAGGCGTGGGAATCACCTCGAGTTCCATCGCATCGGCCCCCGCCGACGCCACCCCGGCCGACACGGCTGCCGCCAGCATGGCACCCGACTGTCGGGTGTCGACCCCGATGACCACCTC
Above is a genomic segment from Candidatus Microthrix parvicella Bio17-1 containing:
- the tsaE gene encoding tRNA (adenosine(37)-N6)-threonylcarbamoyltransferase complex ATPase subunit type 1 TsaE — protein: MAARHSAAEDERLTRSRHRLSTRSAGGTQAVAAALAGWVEAGDVVVLTGDLGAGKTTFTQGLVRALGVSEPVTSPTFTIASHYHGVRLGSDQTQALVVNHLDVYRLGSLDEAEALGLDEMLDGDALTLIEWGEMIEPLLPCTRLIVKLELVPFDEPPVAPSADVQHVPDEVSANRRVVEVATEGHGAARRERLADALIEAVGHIDVERDRDDRC
- a CDS encoding DUF6131 family protein encodes the protein MIILGVILIIIGALADIGILYTIGGILAVVGLIFWILGATGNAIGGRNHWF
- the alr gene encoding alanine racemase, encoding MTRQSRLEVDLAAIAQNATVLAGLAGRAGLCAVVKANGYGHGAVPVARAAVAGGAVMLGVATVEEGIELRTAGISAPILVLGPQPADSIRDAVAYRLELMVTSPSEMEAVAAAHCGAASATRVHLMVDTGMRRVGVEPEDLVDLHARALTLDGVDPVAVATHFACADAPDDPTTDRQLVRFRAALAALDAVSAGPHLIHAANSAGAITRPDARFDLVRCGISLYGLEPSPQLEHHDAVRRLRPALRMVSAVSFVKRVPADQGVNYGHRFVTGRPSTLATVPVGYGDGVPRNLGLAGGEALVGGFRRPIVGVVTMDQLVLDCTDGPAVEVGDEVVFLGSQPRRGEVGRAESHGGDAAVGPGEWARILDTINYEIVTRLGARLPRHHLGTFEDAALA
- a CDS encoding SIS domain-containing protein, which codes for MCGIIALLRRPAAVHRLDLAPLVAQLDHAADRLAGDGPTPSWEALGAAAAAATEVDRSLRGLNGAASLLADPRRVTELRLTCERLNALADRIEAAEAAGDVPADQVEAINAGLIALRDPSWAIARDRLRAAVGIVDLMGADPSPGAMAAGLSVHQALSALDRLEVRGRDSAGIQLLVTGHGLDLDSPQISALLEARRMPLFGSGAVRTPEGALSFVYKAAAEIGELGDNTASIRAEIQNDELLSLALESPDAWTMVLGHTRWASVGIISEANAHPQSSEEAAVVAELRAGATPVGTTPFTTAVLNGDVDNHADLAAAEALELPVEVTTDAKVIPVLWSRRLAEGLAGEVAFRNAVAPMEGSVAIAGHSAAHPDELMLALRGSGQALYIGLADDAFVIASEPYGVVEETSRYVRMDGETPSDPANANATRGQIVRLDAAAAGQVEGINRWSYDGTELPLSETDVVTAEVTTRDIDRGDHPHFLLKELGDAPSSFAKTLRGKLLERADGGHEVRLPTATLPQDVRSSLRDGTIDRVLVIGQGTAAVAGQSLAFQLANLLGDTDVDVEALPATELSGFQLRSDMSDTLIVAISQSGTTTDTNRTVDLARGRGARVVAIVNRRNSDLVDKSDGVLYTADGRDVEMSVASTKAFYSQIAAGLLLAYGIASEISGARTADDPAEQQVLAALAQMPVVLEATLGVRPQCAEAAQRFAVSRRYWALVGNGPNIISARELRIKLSELCYKSMACDATEDKKHIDLSSEPLILICAAGLVGSTAADVGKEVAIFRAHEAAPIVIATEGASEFPAAMHLISVPETHPRLAFILSAMAGHLFGYEAALAIDAQAGILREARVVVEGALAEGADAGELLTRLNDELAQSAATWFSALRAGELNGHLEASTAHRVATAFRFALGTSPLDAYQVEQGRIGTPAVVVDDLTAALNDAIDELTRPIDAIKHQAKTVTVGISRSDESVLEIPLVKELFAAGANRDRISYRTLRTLADLSPAVLDVRGFVRYDVTDGDSDAPTATVLDKGGVAAALTSRLERDPRLRGTKHLVAREQELLVTRGRTDGRTVIIIPQLKDGITTGLVLLHVELADRLAFSTARSVLQGYRRRYQGLSDAVTETEEHFRDDLLGEQRVIDLLALPVLELAERWRSAPASG
- a CDS encoding holo-ACP synthase; its protein translation is MSPIHWLASNGPMPERPNFADVADPTEAQAGLHLAADVRFSGGLPDGEGPSAARPSNAVAVGIDSVDVPRLDAVLKRTPAMRERCFTSTELVDAATGGDEIGHLGICFAAKEAVAKALGCGIGPVGFHDVELVRGPTGAPELRVGGAAAPLADAAGIGGWLVSATHTATVAQTIVIAVSAAG
- the tsaB gene encoding tRNA (adenosine(37)-N6)-threonylcarbamoyltransferase complex dimerization subunit type 1 TsaB, giving the protein MLILGIETATDRVGAALVDHVGVLAETHLLGGRRHAEALGPTIEFLMAQADRRPQDLAAIAVDVGPGLFTGLRVGLAHGKAMAHALAIPMLGVPSLDLVAFPLRYGDKRVVSVIDARRGEVYWATYWPVPGGVQREGEHRIGAPEQLVSELTADPADTLLVGDGAHRYDNVFGGIDHVELADPALSRPSASSLVQLAHPQAMREEFVDQYEIEPLYLRRPDAEINWVTRNDQG
- a CDS encoding CsbD family protein, yielding MADHDDSAVEKGAKGAFEGVKGKAKEAVGSVVGNDELKREGEAQQDKADAQRDAAEKQTEARKADAQAEAAEARQKSNQD
- the glmM gene encoding phosphoglucosamine mutase gives rise to the protein MSLRFGTDGVRGVANTELTPTYALALGSAVVDAFDADEVVIGVDTRQSGAMLAAAVSAGVASAGADAMELEVIPTPAVAREARVRGCPGVMVSASHNPFFDNGLKVFGPGGQKLSDAEQTRIETTIMTILTTGRGVRVFDTGETAEELPPPTGADVGRIQWEPQVSEDYVAELVRAGGGDGALDGMVAVLDAAHGAGSAVGPRALRRLGVELTVIGDLPNGININDGVGSTALGSLREAVLNTDGAVGFALDGDADRCLAVDEHGNNIDGDQIIAVCALELARTGKLDNSAVAVTVMSNLGFRQAMEAAGVGVVVTPVGDRFVVDAMAREGLVLGGEQSGHVIFADVATTGDGLLTAIRLLRVMANRRQTLHQLAADAMVRLPQQLRNVSLDVRPPDLLDRIGDAVDRAEARLGNEGRVLIRPSGTEPVVRVMVEAPTAELAAEVADELAAEVARAAAA
- a CDS encoding NAD(P)H-hydrate epimerase encodes the protein MEPVLTPDEMAAVDAAASERMGDLVQRAGGAVARSALGLLGGGYGRRAHVVAGPGNNGADGRVAAELLRRRGVRVSIGDHADSIPADAALDLVIDAAFGTGLSRPYAPPDLPGDVPVLAVDIPSGLDGRTGGFCGAPWRATATITFAALKSGLLLGHGPEFCGRVEVADIGLSVEAEVGTGDHLTRALITNGDVGRCWPRRAADAHKWMSAVWIIGGAPGMTGAAALTAEAAGRAGAGYVLVSAPPTVGSRSSTDDGRDVAGGHLPGAPLPVETVVRSLAATGGVDGWPHTVADEQRVGALVIGNGLGCGTHVLDGVVRLLALSDAAVVLDADALGAGGARLLDACAHRRATTVLTPHDGEYEALMGEAPGDDRLAAAARLAERSGAIALLKGPTTVVAAPDGRVRLSSAGDQRLATAGTGDVLAGVIGAALALGEGDALTTVAVAAHVHGTAAMGGPATGFRAGDLPKLVGAALDDLVR